In the genome of Cryptomeria japonica chromosome 8, Sugi_1.0, whole genome shotgun sequence, one region contains:
- the LOC131078977 gene encoding GABA transporter 1, which produces MEDEMGSGNRERDLNGTSTEVQALDAGALFVLESKGTWIHAGFHLTTSVVSPALLSLPFAFASLGWAGGVICLTIDALVTFYSYNLLSLVLEHLELHGNRKLRFRDVSYHVMGPKWAKFLVGPIQFAVCCGAVIACTLIGGQTLKFIYTIYHPHGEMKLYKFIIFFGGLMLILAQMPSFHSLRHNNLVSYVLCFAYSICAVIGSIHAGNSKEDSEKDYSLVGSTPTKIFGALNSFSIIATTFGNGIIPEIQATLVPPVSDKMFKGLSICYVVVVSTFYSVAISGYWAFGNKADGTVFSNFVQSAGPPFLPKWFLVIANLLVLPQVSAVGMVYFQPVFEVLEGISGDVKQGRFSLRNLVPRLILRTSAVVIVTLLAAMLPFFGDVNALIGAFGFMPLDFVLPMVCFNLTFKPSKRSIIFWVNIIISAVYSIMALLGCIAAIRQIFLDVSNYKLFANV; this is translated from the exons ATGGAAGATGAGATGGGTTCTGGTAATAGAGAAAGAGATTTGAACGGCACAAGTACAGAAGTCCAAGCTTTAGATGCAGGCGCCCTCTTTGTCTTAGAATCAAAAG GAACATGGATTCATGCTGGCTTTCATTTAACAACCTCCGTAGTGTCCCCTGCACTTCTGAGTTTGCCGTTTGCTTTTGCCTCTCTTGGATGGGCTGGAGGAGTAATATGCCTTACTATTGATGCACTCGTCACTTTCTATTCATATAATCTCCTTTCCCTCGTGCTTGAGCATTTGGAATTGCACGGAAACAGAAAATTGAGGTTCAGAGATGTTAGCTATCATGTTATGG GACCCAAGTGGGCTAAGTTCCTTGTAGGACCTATACAGTTTGCAGTATGCTGCGGAGCTGTTATAGCGTGCACGCTGATCGGCGGGCAGACTCTTAAG TTTATATACACTATTTATCATCCACATGGAGAAATGAAGctatataaatttatcattttctttggagGGTTGATGTTGATTCTGGCTCAGATGCCTTCCTTTCATTCTCTGAGACACAATAATCTCGTGTCCTATGTTCTGTGCTTTGCTTACAGTATCTGTGCAGTGATCGGTTCCATTCATGCAG GCAATTCAAAAGAAGATTCTGAGAAAGATTATTCTTTGGTTGGTAGCACACCAACCAAAATATTTGGAGCTTTGAATTCTTTCTCAATCATCGCTACCACTTTTGGGAATGGAATCATTCCAGAAATTCAA GCAACTCTGGTGCCTCCTGTATCAGATAAGATGTTCAAAGGATTGTCTATATGTTATGTTGTGGTGGTGTCCACATTCTACTCTGTGGCAATCTCAGGCTACTGGGCATTTGGCAACAAGGCAGATGGAACTGTCTTTAGCAATTTCGTCCAATCTGCGGGGCCTCCGTTTCTTCCTAAATGGTTTCTAGTTATCGCAAACTTGTTGGTGCTTCCCCAAGTATCTGCAGTTGGAATG GTCTATTTCCAACCAGTATTCGAAGTACTGGAAGGAATATCTGGAGATGTGAAACAGGGTAGGTTTTCTCTACGAAATCTGGTACCCAGATTGATTTTAAGGACATCAGCAGTAGTGATCGTCACACTTTTGGCTGCAATGCTACCTTTCTTCGGGGATGTTAATGCGTTGATTGGGGCTTTTGGGTTCATGCCATTGGATTTTGTCTTACCTATGGTCTGCTTCAACCTGACTTTCAAGCCTTCTAAAAGAAGTATAATATTCTGGGTCAATATCATTATTTCTGCAGTATATTCTATCATGGCCCTTTTGGGATGTATTGCAGCTATTCGTCAAATCTTCCTAGATGTCAGCAATTATAAACTCTTTGCAAATGTATAA